Genomic window (Leptotrichia sp. OH3620_COT-345):
GGTAGTACTTGATGAGAGGGCATTATTATTTGATTTTGACAAGTCAAATGTAAAAGCACAGTATTACGGTATATTACAGAACTTAAAGGAATATATAACAGTAAATGATTATGA
Coding sequences:
- a CDS encoding OmpA family protein translates to VVLDERALLFDFDKSNVKAQYYGILQNLKEYITVNDYDVTIVGHTDSKGTNEYNLKLGLRRAESVKAKLLEFGVP